In one Butyrivibrio proteoclasticus B316 genomic region, the following are encoded:
- a CDS encoding carbohydrate-binding protein, whose translation MKISVYNEWDHVDKAFSEGGDNVVLAWDGEYRKGDIIEFSGMTQGKYYVVKVDAAIDPALVMVEQESVMFPVPFYEKKTSYNPLAFWGNRHYVSIRSAADYEIKGYRNLALNPFDQHEGTGVYPHASANVETRGEAVFAARNAIDGCIATLSHGEWPYESWGINRQDDAEFTLDFGTEVDFDKIVLYTRADFPHDNWWVEATFSFSDGTSEVVHMDKKVAEPHVFEIKREGIRWLKLGKLIKADDPSPFPALTQIEVYGKNHN comes from the coding sequence ATGAAAATAAGTGTATATAATGAGTGGGACCATGTGGATAAAGCATTTTCTGAAGGCGGTGATAATGTGGTCCTTGCTTGGGATGGTGAATATAGAAAGGGCGATATTATTGAGTTTTCCGGCATGACACAGGGAAAGTATTACGTGGTCAAAGTGGATGCAGCTATTGACCCTGCCCTTGTGATGGTAGAACAGGAGTCAGTAATGTTTCCTGTTCCTTTTTATGAGAAAAAGACAAGCTATAATCCACTCGCATTCTGGGGAAACAGACATTATGTGAGCATCAGGAGTGCTGCTGACTACGAGATAAAAGGCTATAGAAATCTTGCGCTTAATCCCTTTGATCAGCATGAAGGAACCGGAGTTTATCCACATGCAAGTGCAAATGTTGAGACCAGGGGAGAAGCAGTTTTTGCTGCAAGAAATGCCATAGATGGATGCATAGCTACCCTTTCTCACGGCGAGTGGCCATATGAATCCTGGGGGATCAACAGGCAGGATGATGCGGAGTTTACTTTGGATTTTGGAACTGAAGTTGATTTTGATAAGATAGTTCTTTATACGAGAGCAGATTTTCCGCATGACAACTGGTGGGTGGAGGCTACATTTTCTTTTTCCGATGGAACAAGTGAGGTTGTCCATATGGACAAAAAAGTGGCCGAGCCTCATGTATTTGAAATTAAGAGAGAAGGGATCAGATGGCTTAAGCTTGGTAAACTTATAAAGGCTGATGATCCAAGCCCTTTCCCTGCACTTACGCAGATTGAAGTGTATGGTAAGAATCATAATTAG
- a CDS encoding tetratricopeptide repeat protein, producing the protein MKKRVVAAIMCIAFAISGCGSLAGRHNIDSGFAYIESRDYENALSSFEAASEKGEDECLIHRGKGIINLRTGNYQGAVDELLASLAADEGIVDDMDFDTNYYLAESYYRLGDYSKAKEVYDAIIALRSKDSNAYYLRGVCELAASGHDSAYSDFTKAITLNSRDYQMIILIYKSLAHYGYEEEARNILQTTMENGSSFMTNYEKGQIAYYLGNNAEAQSFLEAARSERDQEKEPVVLMLGQTGEKQGDYNYAISVYKTYLSENPASAIVFNQLGMCQIKQGDYDGAVSSFEAGLNVDDKGVNQALRLNEITAYEYKGEFSTAQSLMTSYLQDYPEDSAAIRENIFLSTR; encoded by the coding sequence ATGAAGAAAAGAGTTGTTGCCGCTATTATGTGCATAGCTTTTGCCATTTCAGGCTGTGGAAGTCTGGCAGGCAGACATAATATCGATTCTGGATTTGCATATATTGAGAGCCGTGACTATGAAAACGCTCTTTCAAGCTTTGAGGCTGCCAGTGAAAAAGGTGAGGATGAATGCCTGATACACAGGGGAAAAGGCATAATAAATCTGAGGACAGGCAACTATCAGGGCGCTGTAGACGAGCTTTTGGCATCACTTGCCGCTGACGAAGGAATAGTTGATGACATGGACTTTGACACCAACTATTATCTTGCTGAAAGCTATTATCGTCTTGGGGATTATTCCAAGGCAAAAGAGGTGTATGATGCTATTATTGCGCTGCGCAGCAAGGACAGTAATGCATATTACCTGCGCGGAGTCTGCGAGCTTGCGGCATCAGGGCATGACAGCGCGTATTCAGATTTCACCAAGGCCATAACCCTTAATTCAAGGGATTATCAGATGATAATCCTGATCTACAAATCTCTTGCTCACTACGGTTACGAGGAAGAGGCCAGGAACATATTGCAGACAACTATGGAGAACGGCAGCTCTTTTATGACCAACTATGAGAAAGGGCAGATTGCCTATTACCTTGGCAATAATGCGGAAGCTCAAAGTTTCCTTGAGGCCGCCAGAAGTGAACGTGATCAGGAAAAAGAGCCGGTGGTTCTGATGCTCGGACAAACAGGCGAAAAACAAGGCGATTATAACTATGCTATAAGCGTTTATAAAACATATTTGAGTGAGAATCCGGCAAGCGCGATCGTGTTTAACCAGCTTGGAATGTGTCAGATCAAGCAGGGAGATTATGATGGTGCAGTCTCGTCTTTTGAAGCGGGGCTTAATGTCGATGATAAGGGTGTCAATCAGGCCCTTAGGCTCAATGAGATCACAGCCTATGAGTATAAGGGAGAGTTCAGTACAGCCCAGTCACTTATGACTTCTTACCTTCAGGATTATCCTGAAGATTCTGCAGCCATAAGAGAAAATATTTTTCTTTCAACAAGATGA
- a CDS encoding RidA family protein, producing the protein MEYVSTSKAPAAIGPYSQAIKAGDFLYASGQIPINPENGEIEATTIADQADRVCRNIGEILSAAGTDYEHVVKTTCFLAEMSDFGAFNAVYEKYFVGKPARSCVAVKQLPRDVLCEVEVVAYLGN; encoded by the coding sequence ATGGAGTACGTATCAACAAGCAAGGCACCGGCAGCAATCGGACCTTATTCACAGGCTATCAAGGCAGGAGATTTTCTTTATGCTTCAGGACAGATACCGATCAATCCTGAGAATGGCGAGATAGAGGCAACTACAATTGCTGATCAGGCAGACAGAGTTTGCAGAAACATTGGGGAAATCTTAAGCGCAGCCGGAACAGACTATGAGCACGTTGTTAAGACAACTTGTTTCCTTGCTGAAATGTCTGATTTTGGTGCATTTAATGCAGTCTATGAGAAGTATTTTGTTGGTAAGCCTGCCAGAAGCTGCGTAGCAGTTAAGCAGCTTCCAAGAGATGTTCTCTGTGAGGTAGAGGTAGTAGCTTATCTGGGAAACTAA